One part of the Truepera radiovictrix DSM 17093 genome encodes these proteins:
- a CDS encoding ribonuclease H-like domain-containing protein — protein MLDLETERSFDEVGGTENRAQLGVSIVGVYSYENDRFHTYRRADFSELERALRASEQIIGFNLVGFDWPVLAAELGDWVLALPTLDLMVEAQRALGRRVSLDALARATLGTTKLGSGLDALAYFRAGDWERLERYCLEDVKLTRDLYEYARRHGQLFYQKGSRRAPIPMSFTEHPLGAVFRQALKTRAQVQMSYGGKVRLVDVTAFDGAYIRGFCHLRQKPLTFRLDKVEEAMLVASSTPLF, from the coding sequence GTGCTCGACCTCGAAACGGAGCGGTCGTTTGACGAGGTCGGTGGCACCGAGAACCGCGCGCAGCTTGGCGTCAGCATCGTCGGGGTCTACAGCTACGAAAACGACCGCTTTCACACCTACCGCCGCGCCGACTTTTCCGAGCTCGAGCGCGCCCTGCGGGCGTCGGAGCAGATCATCGGCTTTAACCTCGTCGGCTTCGACTGGCCGGTGTTGGCCGCCGAGCTCGGCGACTGGGTTCTCGCGCTGCCGACACTCGACCTCATGGTCGAGGCGCAGCGCGCCCTCGGTCGGCGGGTCTCGCTCGACGCGCTCGCGCGCGCGACCTTGGGTACGACCAAGTTGGGCTCGGGGCTCGACGCGCTCGCCTACTTTCGAGCGGGCGATTGGGAGCGGCTCGAGCGCTACTGCCTGGAGGACGTCAAACTCACCCGTGACCTCTACGAGTACGCCCGCCGCCACGGCCAGCTCTTCTACCAGAAAGGTTCGCGGCGCGCACCCATTCCCATGAGCTTTACCGAACACCCCCTAGGGGCGGTGTTTCGCCAAGCGTTAAAGACGCGCGCGCAGGTGCAGATGAGTTACGGGGGCAAGGTGCGCCTGGTCGACGTCACCGCTTTCGACGGCGCTTACATCAGAGGCTTTTGCCACTTGCGGCAAAAACCCCTGACCTTTCGGTTGGATAAGGTCGAGGAGGCGATGCTCGTCGCCTCCTCGACACCCCTGTTTTGA
- a CDS encoding Rrf2 family transcriptional regulator, translating into MRLSTTDIYAFQALGFLGTQPPGRWVGSDTISEATGVARPYLVRILAQLTAKGIIVSKKGAGGGYALVREAHLINLRDVMRAIDGPVAPLSCVSLNWHVPCVEEARCHARSAVWERVRDALLTALSEVSVADLAADFEQGVTYSPCLGHLLRPNA; encoded by the coding sequence ATGCGCCTCTCGACAACGGACATCTATGCGTTTCAAGCGCTCGGCTTTCTCGGAACGCAGCCGCCGGGCCGCTGGGTCGGCAGCGACACCATCAGCGAGGCGACGGGGGTCGCGCGCCCCTACCTCGTGCGCATCCTCGCGCAGCTCACGGCAAAGGGGATCATCGTCTCCAAAAAGGGCGCGGGGGGTGGCTACGCGCTCGTCCGCGAGGCGCACCTCATCAACCTCCGCGACGTCATGCGCGCCATCGACGGCCCCGTCGCGCCGCTCTCGTGCGTCTCGCTCAACTGGCACGTCCCCTGCGTCGAGGAGGCGCGCTGTCACGCGCGCAGCGCCGTCTGGGAGAGGGTGCGCGACGCGCTCCTCACGGCGCTCTCCGAGGTCAGCGTCGCCGACCTCGCCGCCGACTTCGAGCAAGGGGTGACGTACAGCCCCTGTTTGGGGCACCTGCTGCGACCGAACGCCTAG
- a CDS encoding quinone oxidoreductase family protein produces MTHAPAKGSPMRAVQIRRTGGPDVLELTELPVPEPRSGEVLLKVEAAGVNFADIMVVAGTYLTPTQTPLVPGLEVAGRVVALGPDVQGVAVGRRVAALVGRGGFAEFVRAPAASLVPVPEAWSAKEAAAFPVSFFTAYGALKALGRAQAGERVLVQAAGGALGTATVQLAKALGLEVIGAASSDQKLELARRLGADHTVLAERDAPFERVLAGVREATGGRGVDLICEITGGEDFERNLELLAPYGRILVIGAASGRMPTLNPLRLMYKNQAVIGVWLSELAKDAAVMGEASAFLGDLLAAGRVKPVVGRTFPLEAAADAFRWIQSRHNQGKVLLKP; encoded by the coding sequence ATGACCCACGCTCCAGCCAAAGGCAGCCCGATGCGCGCGGTGCAGATCCGGCGTACCGGCGGACCCGACGTTTTGGAACTCACCGAGCTCCCCGTGCCCGAGCCGCGCTCCGGCGAGGTGCTCCTTAAAGTCGAAGCGGCCGGCGTCAACTTCGCCGACATCATGGTGGTCGCGGGGACCTACCTGACGCCCACCCAAACCCCGCTGGTGCCGGGGCTCGAGGTCGCCGGTCGGGTCGTCGCCCTCGGCCCGGACGTCCAAGGGGTCGCGGTGGGTAGGCGCGTCGCCGCGCTCGTCGGCCGGGGCGGCTTCGCCGAGTTCGTCCGCGCCCCCGCGGCGTCGCTCGTACCGGTGCCGGAGGCGTGGAGCGCAAAGGAGGCGGCCGCCTTCCCGGTCTCCTTCTTTACCGCCTACGGCGCCCTCAAGGCGCTCGGGCGCGCCCAGGCGGGCGAGCGGGTGCTCGTTCAGGCGGCGGGCGGCGCGCTCGGCACGGCCACGGTGCAGCTCGCCAAAGCGCTCGGTTTGGAGGTCATCGGGGCAGCCTCGAGCGACCAGAAGCTAGAGCTCGCCCGCCGCTTAGGGGCCGACCACACCGTGCTCGCCGAGCGGGACGCGCCCTTCGAGCGGGTGCTCGCAGGGGTCCGAGAGGCCACCGGCGGGCGCGGCGTCGACCTCATCTGCGAGATCACGGGCGGCGAGGACTTCGAGCGCAACCTCGAGCTGCTCGCCCCCTACGGGCGGATCCTGGTGATCGGCGCGGCGAGCGGCCGGATGCCGACGCTCAACCCCTTGCGGCTTATGTACAAGAACCAAGCGGTCATCGGGGTGTGGCTGAGCGAGCTCGCCAAAGACGCGGCGGTGATGGGTGAGGCGAGCGCCTTTTTGGGCGACCTGCTCGCCGCGGGCAGAGTGAAGCCGGTCGTCGGCCGCACCTTCCCCCTGGAGGCGGCCGCGGACGCGTTTCGCTGGATCCAAAGCCGCCACAACCAGGGCAAGGTCCTCCTCAAACCCTGA
- a CDS encoding gamma-glutamyl-gamma-aminobutyrate hydrolase family protein gives MSRPRILLSTSSFFRTVGLRRTDALIGQNYAEAVARVGGLPLLAPNLTPDLAEAYLEGADGLILTGGVDVDPELYGADPHPMLGLVDRARDLFEGALYKAARARGVPVLGICRGHQLINVVEGGTLHQHLPALPGTLQHEQLELGGAPSHRIRLEPGSALAAAFGAETVRCNSYHHQAVDRLGAGLRAVAWSGDGVVEALESASGSFVLGVQWHPEMSFEAFPEHLAPFEVFMAAVARTRSDAFAPQPSASEPDAAHLTS, from the coding sequence ATGAGCCGCCCCCGCATCCTCCTCAGCACGTCGTCGTTTTTTCGGACCGTCGGGCTCCGCCGCACGGATGCGCTCATCGGCCAGAACTACGCCGAGGCCGTCGCGCGCGTCGGCGGGCTGCCGCTGCTGGCCCCCAACCTCACCCCCGACCTCGCCGAGGCGTACCTCGAGGGGGCTGACGGGCTGATCCTCACGGGTGGCGTCGACGTCGACCCGGAGCTCTACGGCGCCGACCCGCACCCCATGCTCGGCCTCGTCGACCGGGCTCGGGACCTCTTCGAGGGGGCGCTCTACAAGGCGGCGCGCGCGCGCGGCGTACCGGTTTTGGGGATCTGCCGGGGGCATCAGCTGATTAACGTCGTCGAGGGCGGCACGTTGCACCAACACCTCCCGGCGCTGCCGGGCACTTTGCAGCACGAACAGCTCGAGCTGGGCGGCGCGCCCTCGCACCGGATCCGGCTCGAGCCCGGAAGTGCGCTCGCGGCCGCTTTCGGCGCCGAGACGGTGCGCTGCAACTCCTACCACCACCAGGCCGTCGACCGCCTCGGGGCGGGGCTGCGCGCGGTCGCCTGGAGCGGCGACGGCGTCGTCGAGGCCTTGGAGAGCGCGTCGGGTTCCTTTGTCCTCGGGGTGCAGTGGCACCCGGAGATGAGCTTCGAAGCCTTCCCGGAGCACCTAGCGCCCTTCGAGGTCTTTATGGCGGCCGTCGCGCGCACCCGCTCGGACGCCTTCGCACCCCAGCCCAGCGCGTCCGAGCCGGACGCCGCGCACCTCACCTCGTAA
- a CDS encoding prephenate dehydrogenase — protein sequence MRPKALFGTVVVAGVGLIGGSVGLGTRQRFLAERVVGFDQDPAVLEAARGMGVIDDAQLHPGPWLREAELVVLASPARALVPLARSLEPFLGPQTLLTDVGSIKAEVCRELAHLPFVGGHPMAGSERVGVQHADAALLENAVWVLTPDETTDPAALGTVRRFVEQLGARPLETTPEQHDRLVAAVSHLPFLTAVALTELVAQSGDRDLMMLLAAGGFRDLTRVASGSPRMSRDMVVGNREALRGALAAFRAHLGELEALLEDPEAMLGRAEAAKRTRDALPIVRRSLLPARFEVVIAVPDRPGELARITRALGEAGVNIKDIEVLSIREAGGAVRLAFDHEEGLRTGTRALQAAGYEVRGRG from the coding sequence GTGCGGCCGAAGGCGCTCTTCGGCACCGTCGTGGTCGCCGGGGTCGGGCTGATCGGCGGGTCGGTCGGCCTGGGTACGCGGCAGCGCTTTTTGGCCGAGCGCGTCGTCGGCTTTGACCAAGACCCGGCGGTGCTCGAGGCCGCGCGCGGCATGGGGGTCATCGACGACGCGCAGCTCCACCCCGGCCCCTGGTTGCGGGAGGCCGAGCTGGTCGTGCTCGCCTCCCCCGCGCGCGCGCTCGTCCCCCTGGCGCGGAGCCTCGAGCCCTTTTTGGGCCCCCAAACGCTCCTGACCGACGTCGGCAGCATCAAAGCCGAGGTCTGCCGCGAGCTCGCGCATCTGCCCTTCGTCGGGGGGCACCCGATGGCGGGGAGCGAGCGCGTCGGGGTGCAGCACGCCGACGCCGCGCTCCTCGAAAACGCCGTCTGGGTGCTGACGCCAGACGAGACCACCGACCCGGCGGCGCTCGGGACCGTGCGGCGCTTCGTCGAGCAGCTGGGGGCGCGGCCGCTCGAGACCACCCCCGAACAGCACGACCGCCTGGTCGCCGCCGTCAGCCACCTCCCCTTTTTAACCGCGGTGGCGCTCACCGAACTCGTCGCGCAAAGCGGCGACCGCGACCTCATGATGCTGCTCGCCGCCGGCGGCTTTCGCGACCTGACGCGGGTCGCCTCGGGGAGCCCGCGGATGAGCCGCGACATGGTGGTCGGCAACCGCGAGGCGCTGCGGGGGGCGCTCGCGGCGTTTCGCGCCCACTTGGGCGAGCTCGAGGCGCTCCTGGAGGACCCCGAGGCGATGCTCGGGCGCGCCGAAGCCGCCAAACGCACCCGCGACGCGCTCCCCATCGTGCGCCGGAGCCTTCTGCCGGCGCGCTTCGAGGTCGTGATCGCGGTGCCCGACCGCCCCGGTGAGCTCGCCCGCATCACCCGCGCCCTGGGCGAGGCGGGGGTCAACATCAAAGACATCGAGGTCTTAAGCATCCGCGAGGCGGGCGGCGCGGTGCGGCTCGCCTTCGACCACGAGGAGGGGCTGCGCACCGGCACGCGGGCGCTGCAGGCGGCCGGCTACGAGGTGCGGGGGCGGGGCTGA
- the moaA gene encoding GTP 3',8-cyclase MoaA: MRAMTHPAPAAPTTLTDRYGRVVRDLRVSVTPRCNFRCTYCDPLGLGHADPVGTLSVQDVAHVLEAAVGLGMRSVRFTGGEPLLRRELPEMIACAKRLGVEDVAITTNATLLERRLDALLAAGLDRVNISLDAVSPAVFRRATGGGNPDPVWRGVTLLLERGLHPVKLNAVVMRGINDGEIAKLAELSRERPLHVRFIEYMHLNNAAPGAYRSAFMPGAAVREVVERAFGPLEPVPTDPSAPARLYRVPSWAGAIGFINPVSEPFCGACSRMRLTSDAKLRPCLLNDREFDVRPALLSPEPVPALQEAFLVAAHRKVASGVTAPTERRRTMVAIGG; this comes from the coding sequence ATGAGGGCCATGACCCACCCGGCGCCCGCAGCCCCCACGACGCTCACCGACCGCTACGGCCGCGTCGTACGCGACTTGAGAGTCAGCGTGACGCCGCGGTGCAACTTCCGCTGCACCTACTGCGACCCTCTGGGCCTCGGGCACGCCGACCCGGTGGGCACGCTCAGCGTGCAGGACGTCGCGCACGTGCTCGAGGCGGCCGTGGGGCTCGGGATGCGCTCGGTGCGCTTTACGGGTGGCGAACCGCTCCTGCGCCGCGAGCTCCCCGAGATGATCGCCTGCGCCAAACGCCTCGGGGTCGAAGACGTCGCCATCACCACCAACGCCACGCTCTTGGAGCGCCGCTTGGACGCGCTCTTAGCAGCGGGGTTGGACCGCGTCAACATCTCGCTCGACGCCGTTTCGCCCGCGGTCTTTAGACGCGCCACGGGTGGGGGGAACCCCGACCCCGTGTGGCGGGGCGTCACGCTGCTCCTCGAGCGGGGGCTGCACCCCGTCAAACTCAACGCCGTGGTGATGCGGGGGATCAACGACGGCGAGATCGCCAAGCTCGCCGAGCTGAGCCGTGAGCGGCCGCTACACGTGCGCTTTATCGAGTACATGCACCTCAACAACGCCGCACCCGGGGCCTACCGCAGCGCTTTTATGCCGGGCGCAGCGGTTCGGGAGGTCGTCGAGCGGGCCTTCGGTCCCCTCGAGCCCGTCCCCACCGACCCGAGCGCCCCCGCCCGCCTCTACCGGGTCCCCTCGTGGGCCGGCGCGATAGGGTTTATCAACCCCGTCTCCGAGCCCTTCTGCGGCGCCTGCAGCCGGATGCGGCTCACCAGCGACGCCAAGCTGCGGCCCTGTCTGCTCAACGACCGCGAGTTCGACGTGCGGCCAGCGCTCCTCTCCCCCGAGCCCGTCCCGGCCCTGCAGGAGGCCTTTCTGGTGGCGGCCCACCGCAAGGTCGCTTCGGGCGTGACCGCGCCGACCGAGCGGCGCCGGACGATGGTGGCTATCGGGGGGTAG
- a CDS encoding metallophosphoesterase, with amino-acid sequence MSSSARSSRNRSPTAESQRVPTSTHLSRREFLALLGAVGLSWLGGSVAGEVYRARVTHHLLELPKLRAPLRVAQLSDLHYGPFIREGSVRAWVAQTQAEGADLIVITGDIVDQELTRPLEPLVEALSGLSAPLGVWACLGNHDRVRFRRDLPTLEAALAAAGIPLLVNRGVSLRDDLYLAGVDDYGTGAPSLEAALQDLPPGAASVLLCHQPDYLPEMPFSVDLTLIGHTHGGQVRLPVIGALYTSSRFGNRYAEGWVRQPDKVYVSRGLGVSLLPVRFNCPAELAVFDLVPSL; translated from the coding sequence ATGTCGTCGTCCGCACGTTCCTCTCGCAACCGGTCCCCAACCGCCGAGTCGCAACGGGTCCCCACGTCTACGCACCTCTCGCGGCGCGAGTTTCTCGCGCTGCTCGGCGCCGTGGGGCTCTCCTGGTTGGGCGGTTCGGTCGCGGGGGAGGTCTACCGCGCGCGCGTGACGCACCACCTCCTCGAGCTCCCCAAGCTGCGCGCGCCCCTTAGGGTGGCGCAGCTTTCGGACCTGCACTACGGCCCCTTTATCCGCGAGGGGTCGGTGCGAGCTTGGGTCGCGCAGACCCAAGCCGAGGGGGCCGACCTGATCGTTATCACCGGCGACATCGTCGACCAGGAGCTGACGCGTCCCCTAGAGCCCCTCGTGGAGGCGCTCTCCGGGTTGTCGGCGCCCTTGGGGGTCTGGGCGTGCCTGGGTAACCACGACCGCGTCCGCTTCCGCCGCGACCTGCCGACGCTCGAGGCGGCCCTCGCCGCGGCCGGCATCCCGCTCCTTGTCAACCGCGGCGTCAGCCTCCGCGATGACCTCTACCTCGCCGGCGTCGACGACTACGGGACGGGCGCGCCGAGCCTCGAGGCGGCCTTGCAGGACCTGCCGCCGGGCGCCGCGAGCGTGCTTTTGTGCCACCAACCCGACTACCTACCCGAGATGCCCTTTAGCGTCGACTTGACGCTCATCGGCCACACCCACGGCGGCCAGGTGAGGCTGCCCGTCATAGGGGCGCTCTACACCTCCTCGCGCTTCGGCAACCGCTACGCCGAGGGGTGGGTGCGGCAACCCGACAAGGTCTACGTGTCGCGCGGTCTCGGGGTGAGCCTGCTGCCGGTGCGCTTTAACTGCCCCGCCGAGCTCGCCGTGTTCGACCTCGTGCCGTCTCTCTAG
- a CDS encoding response regulator yields the protein MATILVVDDHPTTRLLLRSVLSREGYAVTLAEHGAAALKQLEHHPDTKLLITDLDMPVMDGLELLRRLHTCPVWSQRGVAKLVVSAHPLTEEALAQHGVYACFAKPLDLPRFKRTVREVLTATPTP from the coding sequence GTGGCAACCATCCTCGTCGTCGACGACCACCCCACCACGCGGCTTCTCTTACGGAGCGTCCTGAGCCGTGAAGGCTACGCGGTGACGCTCGCCGAACACGGCGCGGCGGCGCTTAAGCAGCTCGAGCACCACCCCGACACCAAGCTGCTCATCACCGACCTCGACATGCCGGTGATGGACGGTCTCGAGCTCCTCCGCCGCCTCCACACGTGTCCTGTGTGGTCGCAACGCGGCGTTGCCAAGCTGGTGGTGAGCGCGCACCCCCTCACCGAAGAGGCGCTCGCGCAGCACGGCGTCTACGCCTGCTTCGCCAAACCTCTCGACCTCCCGCGCTTTAAGCGTACGGTGCGCGAGGTGCTCACCGCCACACCCACGCCATAG
- a CDS encoding thiolase family protein, giving the protein MREAVFVTAVRTPVGRAHKGKLKDTRPDDLGGLILRAALERTPGLEPGRISDVLMGNAHPEGEAGYNLARIALQIAEFPETVAGATINRFCASGLQTMVQGAHAVACGMSEVVFAGGSDCTSRVPMGGHTMSINKRLYKRHPEAYHTMGQTAEAVARKFGITREEQDVFALRSHQKAVAARAAGRFDEQLVPVATRVQDEAGAWHEVTLEHDEGPRADTSLERLAGLKTVFADDDAATVTAGNSSPLNDGAAMTVVMPEEDARALGLKPLAKLVQAAVVGVPPEIMGVGPVPAIRALLQKTGMTVADVDLFEINEAFASQCFYSQRELGIPDEKLNVNGGAIAIGHPLGATGARIAADLFAEMGRRGAEYGVISMCVGGGQGMAALFKRV; this is encoded by the coding sequence ATGAGAGAAGCCGTTTTCGTCACCGCCGTGCGGACGCCCGTCGGGCGGGCGCACAAGGGGAAGCTCAAAGACACCCGTCCGGACGACCTCGGCGGGTTGATCCTGCGCGCGGCACTCGAGCGCACCCCCGGTCTAGAGCCCGGGCGCATCAGCGACGTGCTCATGGGCAACGCGCACCCGGAGGGTGAAGCGGGGTACAACCTCGCGCGCATCGCCCTGCAGATCGCCGAGTTTCCGGAGACGGTCGCGGGGGCGACCATCAACCGCTTCTGCGCTTCGGGGTTGCAGACCATGGTGCAGGGGGCGCACGCCGTCGCTTGCGGCATGAGCGAGGTCGTCTTCGCGGGCGGCAGCGACTGCACGAGCCGCGTGCCGATGGGGGGGCACACGATGTCGATCAATAAGCGCCTCTACAAGCGCCACCCCGAGGCGTACCACACGATGGGTCAGACGGCCGAAGCGGTCGCCCGCAAGTTTGGCATCACCCGCGAGGAGCAAGACGTGTTCGCGCTGCGCTCGCATCAGAAGGCCGTGGCGGCGCGCGCGGCGGGGCGTTTCGACGAGCAGCTGGTGCCGGTCGCAACGCGCGTCCAGGACGAAGCGGGTGCCTGGCACGAGGTGACGCTCGAGCACGACGAGGGCCCCCGCGCCGACACCAGCTTGGAGCGCCTCGCGGGGCTTAAAACGGTCTTCGCCGACGACGACGCGGCGACCGTGACGGCGGGGAACTCGAGCCCCCTCAACGACGGCGCCGCCATGACCGTGGTCATGCCCGAGGAGGACGCCCGCGCGCTCGGTCTCAAACCGCTCGCGAAGCTCGTGCAGGCCGCCGTCGTCGGGGTGCCCCCCGAGATCATGGGGGTCGGCCCGGTGCCGGCGATCCGTGCGCTCCTCCAAAAGACCGGAATGACGGTCGCGGACGTCGACCTCTTCGAGATCAACGAGGCGTTCGCCTCGCAGTGCTTCTACTCGCAGCGCGAGCTCGGTATCCCCGACGAGAAGCTCAACGTCAACGGGGGTGCGATCGCCATCGGGCACCCCTTGGGCGCTACGGGCGCGCGCATCGCCGCCGACCTCTTCGCCGAGATGGGTCGGCGCGGGGCCGAGTACGGCGTGATCTCAATGTGCGTGGGCGGAGGCCAGGGGATGGCGGCGCTGTTCAAGCGGGTGTAG
- a CDS encoding PAS domain-containing sensor histidine kinase: MRRIEPPESLAEEIRGRLAAMSERDELEMLREAVQAANNVVLITDPRLPDNPIIYVNRGFERLTGYARDEVLGRNCRFLQGRDTDQAALPALRAAIARGQGIRVELRNYRKDGAMFWNELHITPIWRAGSLVYFLGVQNDITLLKAAQAEQALMSQALEHANEAVIVTEAALERPGPRILYVNRAFSAMTGYAPEEVLGKTPRMFQGPRTSRAVLNRMRRRLGRGGVFQGETINYRKDGSPFILAWHVAPIRDALGSITHWVSTQRDVTERRLLERQALDISAREQQRIAGELHDALQQHLIGTALQAKALARTLASRNDDLAERAEALYGLVQAGVTSLRTVVQGMAPVQRSANGLMMALGGLATKVEELYGVPCSFVYEEPIYVNDFELATQLYYIAQEAVTNAAKHAKASAIGISLARTDGLVALTVQDDGCGFQPQVEAGLRRGIGLRLLDYRARLIGAQLELTSRRGEGTVVTCLFEVPS, encoded by the coding sequence GTGAGGCGGATCGAGCCACCAGAGAGCTTGGCCGAGGAGATTAGGGGGCGCCTCGCCGCGATGAGCGAGCGCGACGAGCTCGAGATGCTCCGTGAGGCGGTGCAGGCGGCCAACAACGTCGTGCTGATCACCGACCCGCGCCTGCCCGACAACCCCATCATCTACGTCAACCGCGGCTTCGAGCGGTTGACGGGGTACGCGCGCGACGAGGTGCTAGGGCGCAACTGCCGCTTTTTGCAAGGTCGCGACACCGACCAGGCGGCCCTTCCGGCGCTGCGCGCGGCCATCGCGCGGGGGCAGGGGATCCGCGTCGAGCTGCGCAACTACCGCAAAGACGGCGCGATGTTCTGGAACGAGCTGCATATCACCCCGATCTGGCGAGCAGGAAGTCTCGTCTACTTTTTGGGGGTGCAAAACGACATCACCTTGCTCAAGGCGGCGCAGGCGGAGCAGGCGCTGATGTCGCAGGCGCTCGAGCACGCCAACGAGGCGGTCATCGTCACCGAAGCGGCGCTCGAGCGCCCCGGTCCGCGCATCCTCTACGTCAACCGGGCGTTCTCGGCGATGACGGGGTACGCACCCGAAGAGGTGCTCGGGAAAACGCCGCGGATGTTTCAGGGGCCGCGCACGAGCCGCGCGGTGCTCAACCGGATGCGGCGGCGCCTAGGTCGCGGCGGCGTCTTTCAGGGGGAGACCATCAACTACCGCAAGGACGGCTCCCCCTTTATTTTGGCGTGGCACGTCGCGCCGATCCGCGACGCCCTGGGCAGCATCACCCACTGGGTCTCGACGCAGCGCGACGTCACCGAAAGGCGCCTTTTAGAGCGCCAAGCGCTCGACATCAGCGCGCGCGAGCAGCAGCGCATCGCGGGCGAACTGCACGACGCGCTTCAGCAACACCTGATCGGTACGGCGCTCCAGGCCAAAGCGCTCGCGCGCACGCTGGCGTCGCGTAACGACGACCTCGCCGAGCGCGCCGAGGCGCTCTACGGCCTCGTGCAGGCTGGGGTGACGAGCCTGCGTACCGTCGTCCAGGGGATGGCCCCCGTTCAGCGCAGCGCCAATGGGCTGATGATGGCGCTCGGGGGGCTTGCGACCAAAGTCGAGGAGCTCTACGGGGTCCCCTGCAGCTTCGTCTACGAAGAACCCATCTACGTAAACGACTTCGAGCTCGCGACGCAGCTCTACTACATCGCTCAGGAGGCTGTCACGAACGCCGCAAAGCACGCCAAGGCCTCCGCTATCGGTATTAGCCTCGCGCGCACCGATGGCCTCGTCGCGCTCACCGTGCAAGATGACGGCTGCGGCTTTCAGCCGCAGGTCGAGGCGGGGTTGCGGCGGGGCATCGGTTTGCGCCTTCTTGACTACCGCGCGCGCCTTATTGGCGCGCAGCTCGAGCTCACCTCGCGTCGCGGTGAGGGGACGGTGGTGACGTGCCTGTTCGAGGTGCCTTCGTAG
- a CDS encoding ChaB family protein, producing MPYDKLSDLPDAVRDNLPKHAQEIYRAAYNSAWEEYKDPESRRDDASREEVAHRVAWAAVGKRYEKDEHGRWRERSL from the coding sequence ATGCCCTACGACAAGCTCAGCGATCTCCCGGACGCCGTGCGTGACAACCTACCCAAGCACGCCCAAGAGATCTACCGCGCGGCTTACAACAGCGCGTGGGAGGAGTACAAAGACCCCGAAAGCCGACGCGACGACGCCTCGCGCGAAGAGGTCGCCCACCGCGTCGCGTGGGCGGCGGTGGGCAAGCGTTACGAAAAGGACGAGCACGGGCGCTGGCGGGAGCGGTCGTTGTAA
- a CDS encoding SDR family oxidoreductase, producing MPDDQTADDQTLPPQTQDQQPGLESAMTPAPAFEGPDYRGSGKLAGKVALITGGDSGIGRAVAVHFAREGADVAVLYLSEHEDAEETKRQVEAEGRRCLLLAGDVGDEAFCREAVEKTVATLGKLDVLVNNAAEQHPQKRIEDITAAQLERTFRTNVFGTFFMTKAAVKHLGEGSTIINSCSVTAFRGSGGLLDYAATKGAIVAFTRSLAQNLADKGIRVNSVAPGPIWTPLIPSTFDEEKVASFGADTLLGRPGQPEEVAPSYVFLASSDSSYITGQTLHPNGGDIVGG from the coding sequence ATGCCAGACGATCAAACGGCGGACGACCAGACGCTGCCACCGCAGACGCAGGACCAGCAGCCCGGTTTGGAGAGCGCGATGACGCCGGCGCCGGCCTTTGAGGGGCCCGACTACAGGGGGTCGGGGAAGCTCGCGGGCAAAGTCGCGCTGATTACCGGCGGCGACTCCGGCATCGGCCGTGCCGTGGCCGTGCACTTCGCCCGCGAGGGGGCGGACGTCGCGGTGCTCTACCTGAGTGAGCACGAGGACGCCGAGGAGACCAAACGCCAGGTCGAGGCCGAGGGTCGGCGCTGCCTGCTTCTCGCTGGTGACGTTGGTGACGAGGCCTTCTGCCGCGAGGCGGTTGAGAAGACCGTCGCCACGCTCGGCAAGCTCGACGTTCTGGTCAACAACGCCGCCGAGCAGCACCCACAAAAGCGCATCGAAGACATCACGGCGGCGCAGCTCGAGCGCACCTTCCGCACAAACGTCTTCGGCACTTTTTTCATGACCAAAGCCGCCGTCAAGCACCTTGGCGAGGGGAGCACCATCATCAACTCCTGTTCGGTGACGGCGTTTCGCGGCTCGGGCGGGCTGCTTGACTACGCCGCGACAAAAGGCGCCATCGTCGCCTTTACCCGCTCGCTCGCCCAGAACCTGGCTGACAAGGGGATCCGCGTCAACTCGGTCGCCCCCGGTCCCATCTGGACGCCCCTTATCCCGTCGACCTTTGACGAGGAAAAAGTGGCCAGCTTCGGCGCCGACACCCTTCTAGGACGCCCCGGTCAACCCGAGGAGGTCGCGCCCTCATACGTCTTTCTCGCCTCGTCGGATTCGTCGTATATCACCGGTCAGACGCTGCATCCCAACGGTGGCGACATCGTCGGTGGGTAG